Genomic window (Magnolia sinica isolate HGM2019 chromosome 6, MsV1, whole genome shotgun sequence):
TGAAGATAATGTACAGCTGAAATATGCGGATTACCTGGCCAAAACGAACAGGCCAGTCAATTCATGACGTAGGTCACGTGTGTACCAAAAAGATAGGATGTTTTCTCCTGTGTATGCATGTGCTGTACCTGGCAGTCAGAAATGGAGGGCTGATGGTAAGAACTATAGTTCTGCTATTTTTAGTAGGTTAtggtaatttaaaaaaaaaaaaaaaaaaaaaacagatagcAAAACCCACTAGCATCCCTTGTACACTTTAAATCTCGTTTTGTGGATCTTTCATAATTTATTTGACAGTTTATAATTTTCATATAAATTTactaattttgaaaaataaattaaaaaaataacatatatatttgatatgAACATATGAAATGTGAATTTGTACAATTTAAATAGCAAATAATActatctaaaattatttctcccaTAAGATGTTAAGGGACATGACTCTCCGAAAGGATGAGGTAAAAGTTCTAAGACTCTCGACCCTTGAAATCTTTCTCTAATGCTCATACACTTTATATTCAATGATTAATCTAAGTCACACTACACTAAAATATCAATTTTGGAACGAAACGTGATTTTGGTTCTGGAACGGCTTAACGTTTTAAGCCATTCCAGATTTGGAACCGTaccacaacaaaaaaaaaagaataaaataatattccaactctctctcccgttccctcacccctctctctctctccatcactCCTGATTTCTCTCCCGCTCCCTCACTCCCTCACTCCCTCCCTTTCaatctctatccctctctctctctctcccgctccCTCACGCCtgatttccctctctccctcGCTCTCTCGCTCCCTCACACctgatttctttctctctctctctctctctctctctctctctctcccgctccCTCACTCCAGATTTTCCTCCCTCTTGATCTTTCTCCCTCACTACAAGACAACATAGCATAGCCAACAATGATGTCGTTGAGCTAAATTATctacatcaagagagagagagagagagagagagagagagagagagagagagagagagagagagagagagagagagagagagagctctctgAAAACCTTACTTATTGGACTCTCAAAAAAACCCTAGCTCAAGCTCTAGATCCTACGTTTTGCTTGCGGGAAGCAGAAGGATGATGGCCGAACATGGAAAAGGTCAGGTACGCTTACGTCTGATTCTTATCGTGGAGTTTCTCATTTCTTGGCCttctgtgattttatttttttcgaaatttctgGCATGGATTTGAAGGATTGAGGGAAGGAATCGTCAGGGGAAGTGAATGTAGTTGGATTTCGCAAACTGCTTTTCTgtgttttctttcctttttcttatttttctaggTTTTTGTAAATGTTCTACTTCTTTGAGTTTTAGTTCTTCAGTTATTCTGAGTTAATCTAGAgattgtaggttttttttttttaaaaggttattGATCTGAAGGATTCTTGGAAAATTTGCAATGACTTCTTCATATTCTGCTGTGCCTTTGAGATTACGCTCTCACCTATTTGAAATTTCTCATGCATTTGGGAAACACGCATGCTTAATCCCGATTGTTTTTATGTCTATGCAAATTCATGTCTTTTCGTTTGAATCAGGCATTTGTGGTTCTGATATCTGCTCTGATGTTCTACTGCGAATTGGTGTTGAAATTTTGAAATCTGATTTGTTCTGATGGGTACCAATCTCGCAGGTACGTTATTCACCATTTCCTTCGCGCTTCTCTCCTTCGAACCTGCTCTTCGAAACGAGGCCGATCGCCGATCAAAAAGTTATAGGTTTTCTTATCTTCCAGATCTGCAAATTGTTGAAATTTCAGCGTTTCTGTTTGAATCGGTTGTGGAAATCGATAATAAGGTTAGTGAAGGTTCGGATCTCATTTTATTAATCACAATTCAATCTCAGCTCTCTGAATCGTAGCTCATTTTCTGATCTTCAGGTCTTCATAAGCCCTAGATCTGCAAATCCACAGATTACCAGAGGATATAATACAGGAATTTGGTTCCGTTTCCTGTAAATCTGTAACTGGATAAGGATTATAGGTGAAATAGGTTCAGATCTTAGTACTGAAACAagatttattgtttttttttgccCAAAATTTTCAGTCTCCCTGTTATCTAGATCTGTAGATAAACGGATTAGGGCTTTCCTAAAAAATCTCTCATTGTAAAGAGCTCGAAGGATTGAAAAATCTGCTCCAGCACCATCATATCTTTAGCTCGGATTGTTGTCATTCTAAGCTTTTAGATCAgatctgttaaaaaaaaaaagaaaaaaaaagaagaggaagaaaccATGCTCTATGTATTTCCTAATAATCTGTTATATGTATTTCCTAATCATTTATCTTAGTTGTATGCCAACAATGCAATTTCTAGGTGCCTATGCATCATCCACCATGTTCTTGCCAGAGTATCAAGCTTTGGATTGTGATCATGTTTCTGTTCTTGCTGATTTTGTGAGTAGATAATCAGTCTGAACCCTCCTTTGGGAGTCAAAGCAGGCCTTGCAAACGAGTTGTGGCCCAACTGACAAGCAAACTGTCCATCATCCTTGCAGCTACCACCTGATGCCAGGATCTTGATGGATGGAGGATATTAAAGTTGTTTAGATGGCGTTGGTAGTGTGTGTTGATTTCTATTACTGTGGATAGTTAAATGGATTAGAATACTGTTTTATTTGTTCAGCTTCCATTTTATCTACTTGCTTATTTCACTGGTTATATGAACCTTGTCTTTGTAACTTGCAGGTGGTGAGAGTAGCATGAGATACAGAGCATGTGATGTTGCGAAGCAAATGGATCTTGATCCTCTCCTCAGTGGAGCAGAACCAAGCCCATCACAACCCATTCTTTTGCCAACTGGTGCTCCCCACGACAGTCATACTTCTAGCAGGGTCCTTATTTTCTGTTGTCCTGAATTTAAATCTAATTAGCAACTTCAGCTGGCTATAATTTGTCTATCGACAAAGTATTTTCACTAATATGTTTTTTTCCCCAGCTTAGGAAGAGCTATGAATTGGTTCAAGCTGCTGAAAAATCCTTGGAAGGGCCAAACTGCTCGTATGGAATTGAAGCATGTAGTGAAGTACTAGATAGAAATGGTCCAGAAATTGGAACCAAACTTAAGCATGACTGCTTCTGTACTCGAGCAGCATTGTTTCTCAAGGTTCGTTAGAAACCCAAGTTGCTAATTGTAAAAACCCGATACGTTTAATGTTTACTAAATTTGATCATTCTTTCCAGAGGAAGTGGAAAAATGATGTTCATATGGCTATTAGAGATTGCAACAGAGCTTGAGCTATTGATTCTTCTTCGTTCAGGGCACATTTCTACATGGCTGATGCACTTACACAGGTTTTTGTTGTGTTGCAGTAGCATTTTGATTcatgtcactacaccaaaatcatgattttggaacGGAGAGGGATTTGGTTTAAATACATGGAAGCATTCCCCCCAACCTATGCCTTGTGTTTCCACACCTGCAACAGATTTCTGTAGCTATAAACCAATTCACTGGAAGGCTGCCAATTTCATTGTCCAGCTTTTATCCAAAAAAATTAATTTACATAGCACAAAAgtagttaaaaacttctcaggttGGAAGCGATATTTGCAATTTTCTTTTAGCTCTTAGCATTCATCAAGTTAGCATGCACCAACATTTACTCCATGCTTTTAGTAGGTATATTGTAGTTCACCAATCTGTTTCTTTTTAATTGAGCAGCTTGACTTGAATTGATATTTATGTTCCAGGGAGCCTCCCATGTATATTAGGAAGCTAAGCATGTTCATTCTTTTAAAGACATCATGCAATAGAAACTCCCATGTATATTCAGAAATTTTTTTCTTGGAAAGGCCATAGTTCTAATCATTCAAACTTTGTGTTCAGGGACATCCGTGTTTTTCCATTGTATGATGACCATCCCACCTAACATACAATCGTATttcttacatggatatttttttCCATGCAAAATATTCTTTTTTCCTTGATTGTTCCTTTGCGTCAACTCTAGTATTTTGCATAAACTTCAGTTTTAATTATCTTTTCTGAACTTGGGTATGAGTTTGGGTTTGAGCATGTagttcaatggtagaaaatctgCACTACAACATTGAAACCTATGGTAGTCTAGCTCACCTGGATTGAATGGGAGCTGCTAACAAAGGTCTTTAAACCAtgcattcttttctttcttataaCCATGGCCCACTTAGAGATTAGATCAGGCCAATTGGCTAGGCTGGGCCATTCATCGTTGGCCTGAGCATGGCTTGGCCATTAATTGAGCTCCACTATTAAGATGCATTTTCTGAAAATAATGTTGGTTCGCCGATCCATATCAAACTTGGACgagaaaaaataacaataaagagAAGTCCAACAGCCTAGATTCAACAAATATATGTCAAATATATGTGGCTTACTTGATAAGAGTGCCACCTTAAAGTTTTATATATAGCATGTTTATCATACTTGCAAGCTAAAATGCTTATTGTATTGTGCAAAAACAGTTTCATATAGCCTACCTCAATGTACTTATCCCAAACAACCGGCTCTATAATGATACAGTTTGAGTCATCATTCCATCTAAAACTACTTTGAATAGATCTGTCATGGATGCCCCACTATCTTCAAATTGCATGGATTGGACAATCTCGGCAATCCAATTGGCGGACCTCTTGAATTTCAATGTTGTCTATTGCCAAAATTGTTTTGTACCTACCATTAGAAGGTCACCTTATCTCATAATCTGATATGTGaaacccactagatggatggactTGGTCATGGACCATTGCACCTATGTCCAGTTCAGTGCAGTGTCAGATAAGGAAATTGGTACATTGTGCTGAGGCTAGCTTCCCCATATGTAATTATATATTTACCAAAGTATTTTATGAATTTCCTTCTTGTAGTGGAGAGTGCTTATTCTACTAGTAACCTAGCTATCTTCAACTTGTACAGGCATTACATGTCCTCTAACAGTTGTatgctattttttctttttctttctgttgTTTAAAAATGATTCTGTTTTGCAGGAAGATTTATTAAAAATGATTGTTTCTGTTTTGCAGGAAGATTTATGGCAGGCTGCATTTCCCGTTAGCACAGAGGTTcgtttcaattcatttcttctTCAATCAGTACATCTGCTTTTCAATGTTATATCAAACATTGCTATAGTTCGTGTCAATGGAGTGAGCAGTAAACTATTCAATTCATGCCAGACATGCTGCCACAACTTAAAAGACTTTACATGGTTTCTAGCTGTTTCCTTAAAAAACTATATATAATTTTGTATCTTTTGAGTTTAGATCCATATTTTACACTTGGATTGATACATAATGGCTTCTATAATGTCTTTTATCTTCATTATTTATTGTTTATATTTGGCTTTGGATCGTGCTATTGCAAGAAGCCGATACAAATCATGTGCATTCATATGCTTTATATCAAAATTGAAATATTTCTGGATTACTAgtttttcctattgtttactcatGTTCTTGTTTTTCTGTTATTGCGGCTCAATTGGTTTTCCTTAAAAATGGTGAAGGGAAAGTGATATGCATCCCTGTTGTGGTGGCGATATGTTCACTCATTGGTGTTATCTTTTGTATTACATCTCTCAAGTTAATATAAGGCATCtcaaattgattgtgaaattcaCATGCTAAATCAAATGATTTTACTTTGAAAATTGATTTGGCTAGATGGTTCGGTTCATGCTCAAGTGCTCAACTGCAACTGAATTTTCTGTATTCATTCCTTTGTAACTTGGACTCAAACAATTGCATTGGTGCTGGGCGTGGATGCAATGATGTGTGCTTTGGTATAATACTACTAAAGGCGCTCATAGGGTTAGGATTTCATGGCCTATTCTTATAAGCTACTTGTTCAATGATCGTACTTCCCAATCTCATAAAGCATTAGTTAATGATTTCTATTCATTTACAGGTTTGAGGAGCAAGAGGCTCCTGGTTCAAGGTCATTCTTTACAGAGATTATTGCCTCGATATCGATATTAAGTTTTCGAAGGATGGACCATTGTAAATTTAttgttataaatatatataatttttattataaagtcGTACTATATTTggttaatattaatttttaattgtactattttcttttgagttttaaaTATAAAAGCAGATGTATGACTTTTATTGGCTATTTCTAAATAATGAAAAATACCGCTCCTAAAATAAGGCAGCATTAagaaccgttcctaaaatttaaaatctgactgttggcaacattaagaacggtttaaaactgTTTCTAAAATTTTGTTCCCACTACGAAATCTAACCGTTTGCAACATTAGGAACggtttaaaccgttcctaaaattttaAACGGTACCcgaaacggttctgaaccgtttcTGATTTTCTGGATGCCCAATGACAATTTTGGTATAGTGTCAATTTAATCCAAATTGCTAATGTAAGACAAATCAAATCACGTATGGCTCATATTGCTTTTGGTATTTATTTCTGTTGATGATGCCCACAACATGACAACTCCTATCAACATAAGATGATATACGTTAGTAGAGATCTCCAGTCGTGATATAAGCTTAATGCCTTTGTACCATGATAATCTTCTATCACTTGTATATATTTATTCCACAATCTAAATATAAAGATGGGAGTGTAAAAATATCAATggctttgattttttaaaataaataatgaaaGGAAGTTTGAAGAACATGGATGGTTGTATTCATTAGTGTTTAAGAATTGAACAATTTCACTCAAGTTCTACTAAGATCCTTAGTcgaatcacctcgaaaatcagctACAAAGATTGGTTTGTTACATGATTATTTAACACAATGACTTGGAAACTGAGCTTTATGTTTGTGTGAATTGGACCATCAAAATCGCCTTCTCTCATCTTTTACTTAAGTCAgacctttaaaaataataaaattctgtGAAATTACTATGATGATTTTGTGACGTCTACTTCATTCATCTTGTGGGCCCATTAATTATAAGCCATGAGAAATGTCATTTGGATCCAtagctcacgtgggccacactacatataTAACTCACGTGGgctacactacaggaaacaatgggatggGATGCTAAGCTTTGGTTTGGGTTGGACCACATATTGTGAATATTTTATCACAACCATTCATTGGACTTCACTTACCAAGATAAAAGACAAAATAGAAAAATCTTCCTGATCCACAACTCAAGCGTGCTACACCTCACAAACTTAGATGTATTTGCATAGTtaccattgttgtggcccatctcaATGTTTTATTGGGGTGATCTTTTTCATGAACGGTGAACATATGGGATTGTTATACTCACCTAAcaaaattgatttttcaaaatcataagcaatctagGGTGGACCCTAATAGATAGTTGGATTAAATTGATGACTGgacttatttttgtgtaaatgatcttgatggtccatattatataatattgatTAAGTGATTAATATTTTCAAATCAGTGTGACGTTTCAATGATAGCCAATGAAATGTGCATTGGACCTAATGAATAGTGTAGATTAATGAATTAGACCATCCAAGTGTCCCTTTACAATTAGGAGTACCATAATTTATACTGTCCTCAAAgcatgtaatgccctaaaaatcagcaCCCAAGTATAGAGGCCCCGATCCTAAGTTCCTAGGTATTAACCTAATGAGAATGCATGTGTGACCTCATTTAGATTCACATTCATAACATACGGATAATCAGAGTAACATAATTGACTTAGAGAagccaaagcgaggtagagataatgaaaaattctaaaatatagggctaacagtcaaaaatacaattccaatagtggtgatcgcccaaaatgagaattatacaagccacaatatacatacctaagatggttaaagtgtaaagcttttaGTTTACGTCCAATTCTCTGAAACATAACAGAGGTAGCACAAGCCGATCTAAACCTACCCGTCTGAAGTCTCACTAGTACCTGTATTAATGATATgcctggttgatgttttaaaatatcgtcccaggtgagagtgagtagctaactcagtggttccattagctataagttacacatattatcaatccaatcagcgcaggtaatgataaaataagaaattaaacaattcctaaatactctagttaaatgtgcatatgaagatatgacatgatgcatgctcttttCAAATAATACTCCCTCCCAAGCGACTTCAACGCCGATTTCACATATGCCAACACTTCCTCATAGGTAGTCCAACGCCAAATTGCAAGTCCTATATTATGCAATGTGGTGAATGCGCATGTTAGTTGAGTAGTTATAAGGttccattcatctagcatattGGGGAAGATATGGTATCTTTATTTTATCGTGGTCTCAATTGAATCACTAGGCTCGGGGTGGCCGAAGTGACTCATTACCTATGTCCCTTGATTCGTATTTGAGTTTAGCACCTAGATGACAACTCTCCAATCAAAGTAAGGCTAACACTGGCCCAACCAATCACTAAGGACCCAGATGACACAGCTTGGGCGCACAGGGTTAGGTGGCTCATCGACGGGTGGAGGGTGCTAACAAATGATATAAGAGTTGTCACCCAAATACAAATGTGGAGCGGTCGTGACATCATTACAGTTTGATGTACCAGGCTCATAGTCTTCTCgattgctcattggtcattacggggaggtcCGTCACCCTAGCGTATTctgacaactcgaacacggtgtcccacaccaccatgcccgacccATGAGTCTTGTGGATCGTATCACTAATAGTTATAAGTAGACTCATCTAATGAAAATGTGGGTATCCTAAATTCTATTTATTGTTGTCATACATTATGAACACACATGGTTAGTCGACTATTGGGCTAATTCGATTGACTTGGAGAATTCCGacgcaaccggcattgggtgcaagtatCTTGTGTAGTCTAGCTACTGTCAGTTATCTGTGTTCGACCCGAAGTTaatcaaacaagcctagggtggatgacctaactcgggccaccccttAGTTCGAGCAGTTAGCCGACTTTCCTAACGTTGTAAGTAACCTAAGCATCACCACAACCTAATAATTCATCATGTCGTTATTTTGGAACTTGGTCCTATAGTAATAATAATGTTTAGAACGCTACCATCAATTGTGGTGGATTGTAATATGGTGATCACACTTCCATCTGGTTTTTAGCCCAGACCATCTCAGCCTAATGAGATGGTAAGGAGACATGGAGGAACTTGGTCCTCTGATAATAATACAATACTGTTTTTTCTACCTAGAGGAGGTAGTAAAAAAATGTATCAGCCATCACCGTTCAGCCAATAACATCATTTGAGAAAGTGGTCATAGAGAAACCTATCATTGCTATGACCCAACATATGAAACCATTGTATATATCAACACATTTAAAGGGTGTCCAGTTACAAGAGTCTTAGTTGACACTGGGGCAACCGTGAACATCCTTCCATCTAAAATGATGGTAAAGTTGAGAAAGATAAGTTCGACTTGACTTTTCCTCTCATCCGTCATGGCAGTGCTCAAATGCACTTGGACGTATTGTCGCGTGCACATAAGATTTGAGTCAGccagaaagtgggccccacttcgaaTTCATATGGTTTCCAAACATAAGGTTCTCCGTATGAAGATAATGTACAGCTGAAATATGCGGATTACCTGGCCAAAACGATCAGGCCCGTCAATTCATGACGTAGGTCACGTGTGTACAAAAAAGACAGGACGTACGTTTTCTCCTGTCTCTGCATGTGCTGTGCCTGCAAGTCAGAAAAGGAGGGCCGATGGTAAGAACTGTAGTTctgctatttttagtaagttttggtaaAACAGAAAAACAGATAGCAAAACCCACTAGTATCCCTAGTACACTTTAAATCTCGTTTTGTGGATCTTTCATTATTTATTTGACAGTTTATAATTTTCATATAAAtttaatatttttgaaaaaataaattaaaaaaataacatatttgatatGAACATATGAAATGTGAATTTGTAGAATTTAAATAGCAAATATATAATActatctaaaattatttctcctATAAGATGATGAGGAACATGACTCTCCAAAAAGATGAGGTAAAAGTTCTAAAACTCTCGACCCTTGAAATCTTTCTTTAATGCTCATACACTTTATATTCAATGATTAATCTAagtcagtttaatccaaattgcTAATCTAAGATGGCCATCAAATCACGTATGGCTCATATTGCTTTTGGTATATATTTCTGTTGATGATGCCCACAGCATAGACAGCTCCTATCAACATACACTTTGCATGTAGCAAGATGATATACGCCAATAGAGATCTCGAGTTGTGATATAAGCTTAATGCCTTTGTAACATGATAATCTTCTACcgcttttatatatttatttcacTGTCTAAATATAAAGATGGGGAGTGTAAACATATCAatggctttgattttttataaatAATGAAAGGAAGTTTGAAGAACATGGATGGTTGTATGCATTAGTAGTGTTTAAAAACTGAAGAATTGAACAATTTCACTCAAGGTCTACTAAGATCCTCAGTCGAATCACCTCGTAACTCAGCTACAAAGCTTGGTTTGTGACATGATTATTTAACACAATGACTTGGAAATTGAGCTGTGTTTGTGTGGATTTGACCATTAAAattgctttctttctctctcatcttttatATAAGTAGGATGTTTAACAATGATAAAATTATGAGAAattattatgatgattttgtgacatccacttcatccatatcatagatttattaattatatactaTGAGAAATATCATTTGGATCCATAacttgtgggccacactgcatatatatatatatataactcatgTGGGGCGCCACACTACGAGAAACAATGGGATGGGAAGCAAAAGTTTGGTTTgttttgggccacaccatgttgtgAATATTTCATCGCAACCATTCATCAAACTTTACTCGCCTAGATAAAAGACAAAATAGATGAGTCCCGATCCACAACTCAGGCGATCTACACCTGACAAACTTAGAAGATGTATTTGCGTTGTtaccaatggtgtggcccatctcaaTGTTTTATTGGGGTGATCCTTTGCATGAGCGGTGAAGATATAGATTAGCGtatgatgaatggattaaatGTCAATCATACAACATGGTTGAATCTGAAGAGCTTAGACTAAATCTTTCATTTGATCTACTCCAACCTTGATCTGGTCTTAATTTGTACTGCTATCCTTTTTGGATGGGATTGTTATAATCACCTAACAAAGTTGATTATTCAAAATCATAAGCAATGTAGGATTGACCCTATATTAgttagatggatcaaattgctaATTgaacttaaatttttatttttaatttttaatttttatttttttgtaaatgatcttgactgccCATATTAAAtaccattgattaaatggttaatatttttGAAACTGTGTGACGTTTTAATGATAGCCGATGAAATATGCGCAGGACCTAATGAACAGTGTAGATCAATGAATTAGACTGTCCAAGTGTCCcattgcaactaggagcactataatttCATACCATTCTCAAGGCACTGGAGCATTTTCGGGTCCAGCTCTATGGCTCTGTGGTAGACGGACACTGTTTCAATGAAACAAGTCTCAACACTTAGACAAGGCTCGAG
Coding sequences:
- the LOC131248955 gene encoding protein ALTERED SEED GERMINATION 2-like; this encodes MAMRYRACDVAKQMDLDPLLSGAEPSPSQPILLPTGAPHDSHTSSRLRKSYELVQAAEKSLEGPNCSYGIEACSEVLDRNGPEIGTKLKHDCFCTRAALFLKEDLWQAAFPVSTEV